From the genome of Amyelois transitella isolate CPQ chromosome 29, ilAmyTran1.1, whole genome shotgun sequence:
ccatttagtcttgtcaagactgtatgtaatacatacatacacacacatctatatccattcagctgtttggcttaatgatagaattataagtaaatgcaaaagtaagttcCTTGGTTTGCTTTTATCAGAAGACCACAGGCGCcaaaacacttctgtggaggatgcaaccaggaacacGTGCAAATGAGAGAGAGACCAAGTAGGTTTCCTTGTCAAGGTTGAGCCTCATGTAATAACCTTAGTTACCCAAAACTTTCTATTCATAGAGGTGAAGATGTAACCAGGATAAACGCCAGgagaaaaaaaacttatatatttatttaccatgATGGCGTTGACGATGTCCGAGTGGTTGTTCCTGAGAGCCCGTACAGCCCTTGCTCGGGAGACATTCGCTTGGGACATTACAATCTCAACGTCCTTCTCATCCACTCCGGACTCGTCCACGCCTTCCTCGTCTTCTTCCTCGGCAATGGGCGCGACGGTCTGTGAAAgaatatgttttaaaaggTGAAAACATAAAATGACTTTCGTAAAAAGGAGAACCACCTCTAATGGTAGGAATAACGCCTCTATCCCAGTTATCGTAATAATccttattttatgattttacttataaaatccaattttattctaattttttaatttaatttacgtTAAAGAGACAATGGCATTTTACAACCAAGGGACAATTTGCGAACGATACCTTTGAACCTCATTTGTAAGTAGTAAGATAGTGAACGTGACTATCTTTTTGCAGAAtatagcgggagcgatgatactggctcgaccgccaccaagagaagatcttccgccaggctaatTGTGATGACTGgagaaccgcgcgacagatgATGGGGAGTTATGACTGGCAGATGATGATGGTGTGTGACGTaagtgatgtcgccacaagaATATTCCCGATTTTATAAAGATAACTAGAGGACGtacccgtgggaatttcgggaaaccCTTCAACCCTAGACCGCATAAGGACCTTACAGTCAGTTCAGTCAGACAGTTAAGTTAGTGACTCAGTAgcagagttttatatattatacatatagtttcatttttattaagatgGTTTGTAAAGCTCACCGTGCCGGTAGCAGCGGCATCGTTGCCCGCTGCGGCGCTCTCCGGTGCCTTGAACCTCTCCGCGGCTGCCATGGTGGCCTGCTGCGACAGATCCTCAATCTTGGCCTCTCCGAAGACAATGTAAGTGTCCGAGTGGGGATTCTTGTATACGTCAGGAGAATTGATCACGAACAGGATGTTCTTGGACTTCCTTATTGTGACTCGGTTCACGCCTTGCACCTGTAATTGATAGATGGTTtctaagtttattaatatGGCTTTATTAATTGAGACTAACTCCTTGTGCAATAACTCcccaaatacatacatacataccatcacgccggCAGACTATGGAATTCTACTTGCTTTGCTTTTGCTTTGTCTTTGGTCTGATATGTACATACCTGTTATAGGTGTACCCATAAGTCAGAAACTTATATTCTTATCTTTGGTTTATAAATTGTTGATATGTGTATAGTAAGTTGGTgtgtcatataaatatataaataaataaaatactcactGGCTTAAGTCCGAGTTTGCTCATGATTTTGCGCGCTTTCTTCTCACCGCGCGACTGTTTGGCTTTGGAGACGATGTCGATACCCGCTATCGGGTTAGAGATGCCACCTGTGCCTGGACCGcctgaaaattgttttttatatggtttatgtatttatcttttaCAGCCTCTGTGACACAATGGTAgtcacttgtctgtgacacaatAAGTCCACGGTTCAGTTCCCGGCCAGGGAACTAAACAGggaactaaaatatttattataaattaagtaacaaAAGTTTCCAACATACTTCAAGCCTAACTCTGTTTAATTTGTCCTgatatatcactacatagtataaaacaaagtcgctattttagtctgtttgtctgtatgtttaaatctttaaaattatgcaaCGGACTTTGAtgtggttttttgtaacaggtagagtgattcaagagga
Proteins encoded in this window:
- the LOC106131256 gene encoding nascent polypeptide-associated complex subunit alpha encodes the protein MPELTELDKATASMTEKRKEETASSDSDSDDTIPELEDAGGPGTGGISNPIAGIDIVSKAKQSRGEKKARKIMSKLGLKPVQGVNRVTIRKSKNILFVINSPDVYKNPHSDTYIVFGEAKIEDLSQQATMAAAERFKAPESAAAGNDAAATGTTVAPIAEEEDEEGVDESGVDEKDVEIVMSQANVSRARAVRALRNNHSDIVNAIMELTM